In the genome of Streptomyces lydicus, the window TAGCCAAGACCAGCGTCCTGGTACTGGATTGCGCGGAGCACGCGGCGCTGGCGGATTTCTACGCACAGTTCCTCGGCGGAGAGGTGCGGGTCGGGACCAGCCCGGACTACATCGAGGTCGTCGAAGGCGGCACCGTCCGTCTCGCGATACGGCGGGACCGCGGTGCGGCGCCGCCGAGTTGGCCCCGGCCCGATGACTCACAACAGGCGCATCTGCACTTCCTCGTCCCGCAGGACAACATGGACGAGGCGGAGCGCGAGGCGGTCAGCCTGGGGGCACGGCCCTTGCAGACCCGCGAGAACGGCGGGCCCTACGACGCCCGGCGCTACTCGGACCCCGCGGGCCACCCCTTTGTGCTCGCCGCGAGCGAAGGGCACTCCCTGGGGCAGGCGAACTGAGGCTCACCGTCAGCGGCCGCGGGCCGGGCCCCTTGCCCAGGGTCCCGGCCCGCTTCGCGTCCCGGCCACGGGTGGTGCGGTGTGATCAGGCGGTCCGGTGGTGCTCCTTGCGCCGGCGCAGTACCAGGAAGGTGCCGGTGACGCCTGCCGCGACCACGGCCGCGCCGACGCCCACCGGGAGCAGGGGGAAGCCGGACGGTTCGCCGGCCGAGGCCAGGTTCTGCAGCGAGGCGCCCGGGTCGATGCTCGTGGCGACCGGTGCGACATGCCGGATCGGGCCGACCGACTTGACCGAGCCGTCCGCGTTCAGCAGCACCTGCTTGTTGTTGGGGTGACGGAAGTCGAACATGCCGTTCAGAGAGCCGGCCCGGGCGTCGAAGGAGGCATCTCCGATCCGGCCGGTGTGCCAGTTGTTCTCGATGAACTTGATGATCGAGGTCTGCTCGGTCGGGGTGTGGTCGATCTTGTTGACCCTGCTGTACGGGGAGATGACCAGCAGCGGCTGCCGGGTGCCGGGGCCGCAGCGGTCCGCATAGCCGCCGGCGGCCGCGGGACCCGCCTGGCAGGCGGGGCTGTCGGTGGCCTTGCCGTTGGAGCCGGTGGAGGTGTCCTTCGAGCCGTTGCGCGGCTTGGCGAAGGCGTGGTCGTACCAGCCGTCGGAGTCGTCATAGGCGACGACGACGGCGGTGTCCTTCCACTGCGGCGACTGCTGGATGCGGTTGATCCGGTCGACGAGGAAGTGCTGTTCGTCGACCGGGTCGGAGTAGGCGGCGTGGGCGTCCTGGTACTCGGGGGCCTTGAGGAAGCTGACGGCCGGCAGCTTGCCCGCCTTCAGGACGGCGTCGAAGTCGCTCAGGTCGTAGTTGTGGTTGGCCCGTCCGGCGTGACCGACCTCGTCGACGCTCTTCGGCGGCAGGTGGTGCGGGTTGGAGGTCGACTTGTAGTACTCGAACGGCGAGTGGTGCGGGCTGTAGTCGACGACCGCCGCTCCCCCGACGTTGGTGTGCGTGGTCCCGCCGCACTTGGCGTAGTGGTCCGGCTTGCCGTCCCAGCCGGTACTGGGCCGGAAGCCACCCTGGAACCATCCCCAGCTGACATGGCGGGAGTTGAGGACGTCGCCGATGTTGCGCCCCTTCATGGCGGCGAGCGCGTTGGTGCCGGTGTGGTCCTTGTTGGAGCAGTCGTCGTAGGCCGGGTCCGGGTCGTTGACGACCGTGCCCACGCCTCGCGCGTCGGGCGACTGCACGGCGTG includes:
- a CDS encoding VOC family protein; translation: MAIAKTSVLVLDCAEHAALADFYAQFLGGEVRVGTSPDYIEVVEGGTVRLAIRRDRGAAPPSWPRPDDSQQAHLHFLVPQDNMDEAEREAVSLGARPLQTRENGGPYDARRYSDPAGHPFVLAASEGHSLGQAN
- a CDS encoding phospholipase C, which encodes MASRGRRAAIRRLGALTGAAALTVLGAGAPSWAAGPQHPDSSRTATPVKHVVVLFDENISFDHYFATYPEAANTDGTKFTASPHTPRDIDNLRTAGLLKHNPNQYAPKRLTPQQAMTCDQTHDYGPEQYAYNGGKADRFVQNTDSGKCSGGLFGEPGLVMDYYDGNTVTGLWNYAQHYSLGDRSFSSVYGPSTPGALNLVSGQTHGVVSMDPASGTENPRQTDKPDAHAVQSPDARGVGTVVNDPDPAYDDCSNKDHTGTNALAAMKGRNIGDVLNSRHVSWGWFQGGFRPSTGWDGKPDHYAKCGGTTHTNVGGAAVVDYSPHHSPFEYYKSTSNPHHLPPKSVDEVGHAGRANHNYDLSDFDAVLKAGKLPAVSFLKAPEYQDAHAAYSDPVDEQHFLVDRINRIQQSPQWKDTAVVVAYDDSDGWYDHAFAKPRNGSKDTSTGSNGKATDSPACQAGPAAAGGYADRCGPGTRQPLLVISPYSRVNKIDHTPTEQTSIIKFIENNWHTGRIGDASFDARAGSLNGMFDFRHPNNKQVLLNADGSVKSVGPIRHVAPVATSIDPGASLQNLASAGEPSGFPLLPVGVGAAVVAAGVTGTFLVLRRRKEHHRTA